In Diabrotica undecimpunctata isolate CICGRU chromosome 4, icDiaUnde3, whole genome shotgun sequence, a single genomic region encodes these proteins:
- the LOC140439809 gene encoding uncharacterized protein, translating to MEILNKKKGRSGCAAVNCKNSYSNCSYGFYRFPSDESRAERWALAAGREDLVPSRETLHITHRLCGAHFEKRMFTMNETRNRLLCKAVPTLFPCLEGSTSGVLAEHSYSSFLNVPHASTELEISSGVTCTSEVTVTQTPNIKILKNNLIPSAELEISSGVTCTSEVSVTQTPNIKILQNNLIPSGLTSDDDNIMPNKRSFSSASSQTPSKLSAKSPRKMKLREEVKQLRNQLSHLDNRLENNEQKLKCQRQEFLDSVSLEEYKYLTNKFCFQKPKLANFINVQVSQVNKKT from the exons ATGGAGATACTGAATAAAAAGAAAGGCAGATCAGGCTGTGCGGCAGTGAACTGTAAAAACAGTTATTCAAATTGTAGTTACGGGTTTTACCGTTTTCCATCAGATGAATCAAG AGCTGAAAGATGGGCGTTAGCAGCAGGTAGGGAAGACTTAGTTCCGAGTAGAGAAACACTGCATATTACCCATCGACTGTGTGGAGCCCATTTTGAAAAAAGAATGTTCACCATGAATGAAACTAGGAACAGATTATTATGTAAAGCAGTTCCAACTTTGTTCCCGTGCTTGGAAGGTTCCACAAGTGGTGTATTAGCAGAACATAGTTACAGCAGTTTCCTAAATGTCCCACATGCTAGTA cTGAACTAGAAATTTCCTCAGGTGTGACATGCACTTCAGAAGTTACTGTAACCCAAACACCAAACATAAAAATACTTAAGAATAATTTGATACCTTCAG cTGAACTAGAAATTTCCTCAGGTGTGACATGCACTTCAGAAGTTAGTGTTACCCAAACACCAAACATAAAAATACTTCAGAATAATTTGATACCTTCAG GTTTAACATCAGATGATGACAATATCATGCCCAATAAACGTAGTTTTTCATCAGCAAGCTCACAAACTCCCTCGAAATTATCAGCAAAATCTCCCAGGAAAATGAAACTGAGAGAAGAGGTGAAACAGTTAAGAAATCAATTGTCACATTTAGACAATCGATTagaaaataatgagcaaaaattaaaatgtcaaagaCAAGAATTCCTTGATAGTGTGTCACTCgaggaatataaatatttgacAAACAAATTCTGTTTTCAGAAACCTAAACTGGCTAATTTTATTAATGTGCAAGTAAGCCAAGTAAATAAAAAAACCTAA
- the LOC140439810 gene encoding uncharacterized protein isoform X1 — protein MEFNIEIKEECVEYDQRHIETQLSTSTYLGHLKNDPENKSAVVVKTGIKEEFVGGDQRSIESQSSTSFNLEYLKNESDEYNSGFIQEENKTKIMETIFEHSSHKGHYMSRHNEGKTLNKNIKVQTRKRPYNCKICFKKFSQTSKLKKHLMVHTGEKPYKCEICFKRFVETGNLKQHLRKHTGEKPYSCDICFKQFSKGSNLKNHLVVHTGEKPYQCEICLKRFIQRESLKKHLRKHTGEKPYTCEICFKQFSTANNFKTHLVVHTEENPYKCDVCCKYFTRKSTLKLHSIVHTGEKPYKCEVCFKQFSQTGTLKRHLTTHTGEKLGNCDICFKQFTRKTALKLHSIIHTGAKLYKCEICFKQFSRAGNLKEHMRIHTGEKPYKCEICFKQFSVASGFKTHLRKHTGETP, from the exons ATGGAATTTAATATTGAAATTAAGGAAGAGTGTGTTGAATATGATCAAAGACATATAGAGACTCAGCTATCAACATCAACATATCTTGGGCACTTGAAGAATGATCCAGAAAATAAATCAG CTGTGGTAGTAAAAACTGGCATTAAAGAAGAGTTTGTTGGAGGTGACCAAAGATCTATAGAGAGTCAGTCATCTACATCCTTCAATCTGGAATACTTAAAGAATGAATCGGATGAGTATAACTCAG gttttaTTCAGGAGGAGAACAAAACGAAAATAATGGAGACTATTTTCGAACATTCATCCCATAAAGGACACTATATGAGTCGACATAATGAAGGCAAAaccttaaataaaaatataaaagttcagACTAGAAAGCGACCTTACAATTGTAAAATTTGTTTCAAGAAGTTTTCTCAAACATCTaaattgaaaaaacatttgatggtgcacactggagaaaaaccttacaagtgtgaaatttgttttaagaggTTTGTTGAAACAGGAAATTTGAAACAGCATTTGAGAAAACATACAGGGGAAAAACCTTACTCGTGcgatatttgttttaagcagttttctaaAGGAAGTAATTTGAAAAACCATTTGGTAgtacacactggggaaaaaccttaccagtgtgaaatttgtttgaagaGATTTATTCAAAGAGAgagtttgaaaaaacatttgagaaaaCATACAGGAGAGAAACCTTAcacatgtgaaatttgttttaagcagttttccaCAGCAAATAATTTCAAAACTCATTTGGTAGTACACACTGAAGAAAATCCTTATAAGTGTGATGTTTGTTGTAAATACTTTACACGGAAAAGCACTTTGAAATTGCATTCTatagtacacactggagaaaaaccttacaagtgtgaagtttgttttaagcagtttagccAAACAGGtactttgaaaagacatttgacgacacacactggagaaaaactcGGTAATTGTGATATATGTTTCAAACAGTTTACACGTAAAACTGCTTTGAAATTACATTCTATAATACACACTGGAGCAAAactttacaagtgtgaaatttgtttcaagcagtttTCTCGAGCGGGTAATTTGAAAGAACATATGAgaatacatactggagaaaaaccttacaagtgtgaaatttgttttaagcagtttagtgttGCAAGTGGATTCAAAACACATTTGAGAAAACACACTGGAGAAACACCTTag